One genomic region from Haloarcula taiwanensis encodes:
- a CDS encoding small GAF containing sensor, translating into MSDSPTVLCAQPDAGERAETADALADAGLAVKEVGSVETLTEALDRSVDCVVTAFDFPDGDGFDVVDAVRSVNPACVVALYTEHAPSDLPRGSPEQVVEYVPRTVPESRERLADVAAMAAAEITQAAYPVPETETERLAAVQRYDVDQLAATDAFDRLTALMTSHFDIDVAFVGLMDEHEERFVACEGANWRTLAREDTICTHTILTDETMVVEDTHEDPRFAEVDALKQLDIRSYAGVRLTDREGNAIGAVCCTDSEPRRYTQAELDDLQRFADEVEEQLLLRRQLQGDA; encoded by the coding sequence CCGACGCACTTGCCGACGCCGGACTCGCTGTCAAGGAAGTCGGGTCCGTCGAGACGCTGACCGAAGCACTTGACCGGTCGGTTGACTGTGTTGTGACGGCCTTCGACTTCCCGGACGGCGACGGGTTCGACGTAGTAGACGCGGTCCGTTCGGTAAACCCGGCCTGTGTAGTGGCTCTCTATACGGAACACGCACCGTCAGACCTCCCCCGCGGCAGTCCCGAGCAGGTCGTCGAATACGTTCCGCGAACGGTCCCAGAATCCCGAGAGCGGCTTGCAGATGTCGCGGCCATGGCTGCCGCCGAGATAACGCAGGCAGCCTATCCAGTTCCAGAGACCGAGACCGAACGGCTGGCAGCCGTCCAGCGGTACGATGTCGACCAGCTGGCAGCGACCGACGCGTTTGACCGGTTGACGGCACTTATGACCAGCCACTTCGACATCGACGTGGCCTTCGTTGGCCTCATGGACGAACACGAGGAGCGGTTCGTGGCGTGTGAGGGAGCCAACTGGCGGACTCTCGCCCGCGAGGACACCATCTGCACCCACACGATTCTCACAGACGAGACGATGGTCGTCGAAGACACCCACGAAGACCCACGCTTCGCCGAAGTCGACGCGCTGAAACAGCTCGATATCAGGTCCTACGCCGGCGTCCGACTTACAGACAGGGAGGGGAATGCAATCGGTGCCGTCTGTTGCACCGACAGCGAACCACGGCGCTACACGCAGGCAGAACTAGACGACCTCCAGCGGTTCGCTGACGAGGTCGAGGAACAACTGCTGTTGCGACGCCAGCTGCAGGGGGATGCCTGA